The following are encoded together in the Corticium candelabrum chromosome 1, ooCorCand1.1, whole genome shotgun sequence genome:
- the LOC134190907 gene encoding coadhesin-like: MHTQMIVTSCLLSAGLAILLFVITSEGKISAEPNHNGRQEKVEKVINRERRDKNRNRRAVVRLPWSAWKDCSHKCGPFGSRKRERMCEFTDLVVLCDRQEGHCNRDVSCPVHGVWSEWTKQPCSKSCGGGFRIVTRQCDNPAPQHGGDNCYGIPNKFEQCNTECCPVHGTWSAYTSWARCEVTCGGGRRIRNRKCDNPPPSCNGRSCSGFDIDTADCSPKECPVDGAWSTWSEGVCTRPCNGGHKQKFRKCDEPRPRGTGANCPGLEAEIVPCNDQPCPVNGDWSFWGSWSTTCPACGKGYYKNRTRSCDDPPPQNGGLICPGPNSEAAPCSISKCPVNGGWSAWTAYTDCPRSCGGSRYQRTRKCDNPPPNFNGLPCPGDYIESTQCNTQECPVNGEWSYWTEWSHCSTTCDRGGRNRSRVCNDPAPRYNGTECPGPATEWAPCPGDRNCPVDGGWSPWSVFSPCTASCEGGTRESFRECNSPRPRYDGLFCGGHARRTCECNKQQCPVDGGWTWWSVWSPCSSTCEGGKQNRTRECTNPLPRHGGLCCQGPEVDVQTCAHVQCPVDGNWGQWTTWSECSEACETGRRFRNRLCNNPAPDFGGKPCNDPSTALEEELCNTHNCPVNGNWGAWTEYTFCSKTCDTGSQGRTRECNNPAPKYDGADCSGNEAESRLCNKFECPVPGFYTTWTSWAQCSRTCGRGTTERTRHCNPPLHGGTPCLATGLPQESKSCCVRPCQGPTPYTVYTLISSQEVIRQRYTTSCGFLGFGRCSRTRTIYSRTYRSQGSTLYKTAVTEGC, encoded by the exons ATG CATACACAGATGATCGTCACGTCTTGCCTTTTGTCTGCAGGACTTGcaattttattgtttgtcattACCAGCGAG GGAAAGATCAGCGCTGAGCCTAACCATAATGGTCGTCAGGAAAAGG TTGAGAAAGTGATCAACAGGGAAAGAAGAGACAAGAATCGAAATCGTAGGGCGGTCGTCCGCTTGCCATGGTCTGCGTGGAAGGACTGTTCTCACAAATGCGGTCCATTTGGATCCAGAAAAAGGGAGAGAATGTGCGAATTCACTGACCTCGTTGTACTCTGCGATCGCCAAGAAGGACATTGCAACAGGGACGTATCCTGTCCGG TTCACGGTGTATGGAGTGAATGGACGAAGCAGCCGTGCTCGAAATCATGTGGAGGCGGATTTCGCATTGTCACGCGGCAATGCGACAACCCAGCACCACAACACGGTGGCGATAACTGTTATGGAATCCCAAACAAATTCGAGCAATGCAACACAGAATGCTGTCCAG TACATGGCACATGGAGCGCATACACGAGTTGGGCACGGTGTGAAGTGACATGTGGAGGTGGCAGACGAATTCGAAATAGAAAGTGCGACAATCCTCCACCGTCGTGCAATGGGCGCAGTTGCAGTGGGTTTGACATAGACACAGCAGACTGCTCTCCCAAGGAATGCCCTG TGGACGGGGCTTGGAGTACCTGGTCAGAAGGAGTCTGTACTAGACCTTGCAATGGGGGTCATAAGCAAAAGTTCCGTAAGTGTGATGAACCGAGACCTAGAGGTACAGGCGCAAACTGTCCTGGACTTGAAGCGGAAATTGTACCATGCAACGATCAACCTTGTCCTG TTAACGGAGACTGGAGCTTTTGGGGCTCATGGAGTACTACATGTCCTGCTTGTGGTAAAGGCTACTACAAAAATCGAACTAGATCGTGTGACGATCCTCCTCCCCAAAACGGTGGTCTCATTTGCCCTGGACCAAATTCAGAAGCGGCTCCGTGCTCAATTTCTAAATGCCCAG TAAACGGCGGATGGAGTGCTTGGACTGCCTATACTGATTGTCCAAGATCTTGTGGTGGCTCTCGATACCAGCGAACCAGAAAATGCGATAATCCACCACCAAATTTTAATGGTCTTCCTTGTCCAGGAGATTACATTGAATCCACGCAGTGCAACACTCAGGAATGTCCAG TGAATGGTGAATGGAGCTACTGGACGGAATGGAGTCACTGCTCTACAACGTGTGACAGAGGCGGAAGAAATCGTTCGCGTGTATGTAACGATCCTGCACCGAGGTACAACGGAACGGAGTGCCCAGGTCCAGCAACAGAATGGGCACCTTGCCCAGGTGACAGGAATTGCCCAG TGGACGGTGGATGGAGTCCGTGGTCAGTGTTTTCTCCTTGCACGGCGAGCTGCGAAGGTGGCACAAGGGAAAGTTTCCGTGAATGCAACAGTCCCCGACCTCGTTATGATGGTCTCTTCTGTGGTGGACACGCTCGAAGAACTTGCgaatgcaacaaacaacaatgtccTG TCGACGGAGGATGGACGTGGTGGAGTGTCTGGTCTCCCTGCTCATCAACATGCGAAGGAGGAAAGCAGAACAGAACCAGAGAATGCACCAATCCTCTGCCAAGACACGGAGGACTTTGCTGTCAAG GTCCAGAAGTAGATGTCCAAACGTGTGCCCATGTCCAATGCCCAG TTGACGGCAACTGGGGACAATGGACTACGTGGTCTGAGTGCAGCGAAGCCTGTGAGACCGGCAGGCGTTTTCGAAATAGATTGTGCAACAATCCAGCACCTGATTTTGGAGGCAAACCATGTAATGACCCGTCCACTGCGCTGGAAGAAGAGCTGtgtaacacacacaattgcccaG TGAACGGAAATTGGGGTGCGTGGACAGAATATACATTCTGCAGTAAAACTTGCGATACCGGATCACAAGGAAGAACTAGAGAGTGCAACAATCCCGCTCCAAAATATGACGGCGCAGACTGCAGTGGCAACGAAGCCGAATCAAGGCTCTGCAATAAATTCGAATGCCCGG TGCCCGGCTTTTACACTACGTGGACGTCATGGGCTCAATGCTCTAGAACGTGCGGAAGAGGTACTACTGAGCGAACACGACATTGCAATCCTCCGCTGCATGGAGGAACTCCTTGTCTGGCTACTGGCCTTCCTCAAGAGTCAAAAAGTTGCTGTGTCC GGCCTTGCCAGGGTCCTACGCCGTACACAGTCTACACGTTGATTTCATCTCAAGAAGTAATTAGGCAAAGGTATACTACTTCGTGCGGGTTTCTCGGTTTCGGTCGATGTTCAAGAACCAG GACTATTTACTCCCGAACCTATAGGAGTCAAGGATCAACTCTGTACAAGACCGCCGTCACAGAAGGCTGCTGA
- the LOC134192722 gene encoding ras-related protein Rab-36-like, which produces MENGRVIDSFLQRFRPDVAIRPDQVDFQPRVVDICSDASSGRYCRNVFEKDYKATIGVDFESEQYVFFNRSFILQLWDTAGQERFKSIAAAYFKGARVIVIAVDLTDLVTLNNSSTWLQDALRDNHDNDCDIYLVGTKKDLCSQSRYERKEQAAIAVANVLGAEYWTTSSLTGENVESFFNRVAALAFEKAVLREQEAIDSRLWHC; this is translated from the exons ATGGAAAATGGTCGTGTTATTGATTCGTTTCTCCAG CGTTTCAGGCCTGACGTAGCGATCAGACCTGATCAAGTCGATTTCCAGCCTCGTGTGGTCGACATTTGTTCCGATGCAAGTAGCGGGAG GTATTGTCGTAATGTATTTGAGAAAGACTACAAGGCTACTATTGGTGTCGACTTTGAGTCAGAGCAATACGTTTTCTTCAATCGATCATTCATTCTCCAGCT GTGGGACACAGCTGGTCAAGAACGGTTTAAGAGCATTGCTGCTGCTTACTTTAAAGGAGCTAGAG TTATTGTCATAGCGGTTGATCTTACGGACCTCGTGACATTGAACAATTCTAG TACTTGGTTACAAGATGCCCTTCGAGACAATCATGACAATGACTGTGACATCTACTTGGTTGGTACCAAGAAAGATCTTTGT TCTCAAAGTCGTTACGAGAGAAAGGAGCAAGCAGCCATTGCTGTAGCAAACGTATTAGGTGCAGAATACTGGACAACGTCGTCACTAACAG GAGAGAATGTAGAGTCATTCTTTAATAGAGTAGCAGCTCTTGCGTTTGAGAAGGCTGTACTACGAGAGCAAGAAGCAATAGACAGTCGATTGTGGCATTGTTGA
- the LOC134192732 gene encoding uncharacterized protein LOC134192732: protein MLCEPTFQSKSRSSLDFLRRASSILTTSTSDLQKEKQLQQIAHSYAYSQAKAAQLPLESVETNTNSANHVEHFDEPETDGAKRFEIRQLRRQLDKQQSDIENSAMKSTQSTVNCQVINTTRDLIDCTRPSTQLSYLSKPKEVLHHLISNADRPNRCRRPIVFDIRRRPSDSQQQTVKCHTSIIYASKQF from the exons ATGTTGTGTGAACCAACCTTCCAGAGCAAAAGTAGAAGCAGTCTTGACTTTCTAAGACGGGCATCCAGCATACTAACAACTTCAACATCTGATTtacaaaaagagaaacaacTTCAACAAATAGCTCATTCCTATGCCTACAGTCAGGCGAAGGCAGCACAACTGCCACTTGAGTCTgtagagacaaacacaaattctGCAAACCATGTAGAACACTTTGATGAGCCAGAAACTGATGGAGCAAAAAGATTTGAAATCAGACAACTACGAAGACAACTGGATAAACAACAGAGTGACATAGAAAATTCA GCAATGAAATCGACGCAATCTACAGTAAACTGCCAAGTGATTAATACTACACGTGATCTAATAG ATTGCACAAGACCATCAACACAG CTATCCTATCTTTCAAAACCAAAGGAAGTGCTACATCACCTGATTAGCAACGCTGATCGACCCAACCGTTGCAGACGGCCAATTGTGTTTGACATTAGAAGACGTCCATCTGATAGTCAGCAGCAAACAGTCAAATGCCACACTAGCATAATCTATGCATCAAAGCAATTCTAA
- the LOC134198304 gene encoding uncharacterized protein LOC134198304, protein MLYVHQEKWQQDLLVRYGNTISLIDATYKTTKYDLALFFICVKTNVNYTVVADIVIQHETAEQIAEALQILKDWNPVWKPQFWMTDYSEAQMTGLTTSFPESTLYLCDFHREQAWTRWVRDLKHGLNTTESESLLEILRKMAYAPPCQEPDKAIDYFYRKEEENLKKSGVRRCHDQVNQWLSRKWLCIPDKWARCFRDNSYHAAVETDNATEAQNKLLKYSYLPRKRDLTIKHYRDSHSPFPTRSKRKISFPKL, encoded by the exons ATGCTGTATGTCCATCAAGAAAAGTGGCAACAAGATCTATTGGTACGCTATGGCAATACCATCAGTCTTATTGATgcaacatacaaaacaaccaAGTATGATCTTGCGCTCTTCTTTATCTGTGTAAAGACTAACGTTAACTACACAGTAGTTGCTGATATTGTAATACAGCATGAAACAGCTGAACAAATTGCCGAAGCACTACAAATCCTCAAAGATTGGAACCCAGTCTGGAAACCACAATTTTGGATGACTGATTACTCAGAAGCTCAAATGACAGGCCTCACTACATCCTTTCCAGAATCAACCCTATATCTGTGTGACTTTCATAGGGAACAAGCGTGGACACGATGGGTAAGAGATTTAAAACATGGATTAAACACCACAGAGAGTGAATCACTGCTAGAAATACTGAGAAAGATGGCGTATGCCCCTCCATGCCAAGAGCCTGATAAAGCCATTGATTACTTTTACagaaaagaagaagagaacTTAAAGAAGAGTGGTGTGCGGCGTTGTCATGATCAAGTCAACCAGTGGCTGTCACGAAAGTGGCTGTGTATTCCTGAT AAATGGGCTCGATGTTTTCGTGACAACTCCTATCATGCTGCAGTTGAAACAGACAATGCGACTGAGGCTCAAAACAAGCTATTGAAATATTCGTATCTGCCAAGGAAGAGAGACCTGACTATCAAGCATTATCGAGATTCTCATTCACCATTTCCTACCAGATCAAAGAGAAAGATATCTTTTCCTAAACTATAA